The proteins below come from a single Desulfuromonas acetoxidans DSM 684 genomic window:
- the tgt gene encoding tRNA guanosine(34) transglycosylase Tgt: protein MTIPFDLITTDPNSSARRGRLHTAHGVVETPVFMPVGTQGTVKGMLPESLHDLGAQIILGNTYHLFLRPGHDLVKKMGGLHRFMNWSGPILTDSGGFQVFSLGKLRKIDEEGVRFQSHLDGAHQILTPESSIEIQQALGSDIIMVFDECIPYPATRDYVIDSTERSMRWAKRCKQAHNRQDGSALFGIVQGGMHEDLRRKSAHDLMEIGFDGYAIGGLSVGEEAEVMYEVMDYTLPELPADRPRYVMGVGTPENLIEGVRRGVDMFDCVMPTRNARNGVLFTSFGKISIKQAQYREDERPIDPDCDCYVCRHYSRAYLRHLYQSNEILSSMLNTMHNLHYYVQLMAQVRQALDEGNFATFYKEFYQRRQSGVVLES, encoded by the coding sequence GTGACTATTCCGTTTGATTTGATCACCACTGATCCGAACAGTTCTGCACGGCGTGGTCGTCTGCACACCGCTCACGGTGTGGTGGAAACCCCGGTGTTCATGCCGGTGGGGACTCAGGGTACGGTGAAAGGGATGTTGCCCGAGTCGCTTCACGATCTCGGTGCTCAAATTATTCTCGGCAATACCTATCATCTGTTTCTACGCCCCGGTCATGATTTAGTAAAAAAAATGGGGGGACTGCATCGGTTTATGAACTGGTCGGGACCTATTCTGACCGACAGTGGCGGGTTTCAGGTGTTCAGCCTCGGCAAATTGCGCAAAATTGACGAGGAGGGGGTGCGGTTTCAGTCCCATCTGGATGGCGCTCATCAGATTCTTACACCGGAATCATCTATTGAAATTCAGCAGGCGTTGGGCTCCGATATCATTATGGTGTTTGACGAATGTATCCCTTATCCGGCTACCCGCGACTACGTTATTGATTCCACAGAGCGTTCCATGCGCTGGGCAAAACGGTGTAAACAAGCCCACAACCGTCAAGACGGGAGTGCCCTGTTCGGGATTGTCCAGGGTGGCATGCATGAGGACCTGCGCCGTAAGAGCGCTCATGATCTTATGGAGATCGGTTTTGATGGCTATGCCATCGGTGGGTTGTCCGTGGGGGAAGAAGCGGAAGTGATGTATGAGGTGATGGACTATACCTTGCCGGAGCTGCCTGCCGACCGGCCCCGTTATGTGATGGGCGTTGGTACCCCGGAGAACCTCATCGAAGGGGTGCGCCGTGGTGTCGATATGTTTGATTGTGTTATGCCGACCCGTAACGCTCGAAATGGCGTGTTGTTTACCTCGTTCGGTAAGATCAGCATCAAGCAGGCACAGTATCGTGAAGATGAACGGCCGATCGATCCGGACTGTGATTGTTATGTGTGTCGTCATTACAGTCGCGCCTATCTGCGCCATTTGTATCAGAGTAATGAGATCCTCTCTTCCATGCTGAATACCATGCATAATCTGCATTATTATGTTCAATTGATGGCCCAGGTTCGCCAGGCATTGGACGAGGGGAACTTTGCCACTTTTTATAAAGAATTTTATCAACGCCGCCAAAGTGGTGTTGTCCTTGAAAGTTAA
- the yajC gene encoding preprotein translocase subunit YajC has product MVSEAYAMAGQPAAGGQSGYEGIIMLVIMFAIFYLLLIRPQQKRAKQHRQLLDALKAGDQVVTAGGIHGRIVTVQENVVTMEIDKGVKIKLNRASVTATKEDA; this is encoded by the coding sequence ATGGTTTCAGAAGCTTACGCAATGGCGGGTCAACCTGCTGCCGGCGGACAGTCCGGTTACGAAGGGATCATCATGCTGGTGATCATGTTCGCAATTTTTTACCTGCTGCTGATCCGTCCCCAGCAGAAACGTGCCAAGCAGCATCGCCAGCTGCTTGATGCCTTGAAAGCCGGTGATCAGGTGGTTACAGCCGGAGGTATTCATGGCCGCATTGTCACTGTCCAGGAAAACGTTGTTACCATGGAAATTGACAAAGGCGTTAAGATCAAGCTCAACCGCGCATCCGTCACCGCGACCAAAGAGGACGCGTGA
- a CDS encoding aminotransferase class I/II-fold pyridoxal phosphate-dependent enzyme yields the protein MNPLAQELNEMLAEGNPHVLEMLSDLGKNLFFPKGILTQSAEAKEKAHRFNATIGIATENGGPMYLNCIREKLPAFEPKDIFPYAPPAGKPELRALWREKMLSENPSMAGKEFSNPIVTNALTHGLSIVADMFINEGDHMVLPDMMWGNYNITFTTRCGAAIKKYPTFTVDGGFNVPAFKAVLRNVADEKGKAVVLLNFPNNPSGYTPTVAEGDAIVDAIKEVAEEGCNVVAITDDAYFGLFYEDSMKESLFGKLSNLHPRVLAIKLDGATKEEYVWGFRTGFITFADGNAEANPKVLTALEKKTMGIIRATISNCPHPGQTFVLEALRSPDYPAQKAEKYAVMKGRALKVKEVLANAKYAESWDYYPFNSGYFMCLKIKGVDAETLRVHLLEKYGVGAISIGKTDLRVAFSCIAEEDIQELFDLIHQAVVDLA from the coding sequence ATGAATCCACTGGCTCAAGAATTGAATGAAATGTTGGCGGAAGGCAATCCGCACGTCCTTGAAATGTTATCCGATCTGGGTAAGAACTTGTTCTTCCCAAAAGGGATTCTGACCCAATCTGCTGAAGCGAAAGAGAAAGCTCATCGTTTTAATGCCACTATCGGTATTGCAACGGAAAACGGTGGCCCCATGTATCTCAACTGCATCCGCGAGAAACTTCCTGCGTTTGAACCCAAAGATATTTTTCCGTATGCTCCGCCGGCCGGTAAACCCGAGCTTCGTGCTTTGTGGCGCGAAAAGATGCTCAGTGAAAATCCTAGCATGGCGGGCAAGGAATTCAGTAACCCGATTGTTACCAATGCCTTGACCCATGGCCTGTCCATTGTTGCAGACATGTTCATCAACGAAGGCGACCACATGGTCCTGCCTGATATGATGTGGGGTAATTACAACATCACCTTCACCACCCGCTGTGGTGCGGCGATTAAAAAATACCCGACCTTTACGGTTGATGGTGGCTTCAATGTGCCGGCATTTAAAGCGGTTCTGCGCAATGTTGCCGATGAAAAAGGCAAGGCTGTTGTACTGCTCAACTTCCCGAACAACCCGAGTGGTTACACGCCGACTGTTGCCGAAGGTGACGCCATCGTTGACGCCATCAAAGAAGTTGCTGAAGAGGGTTGCAATGTCGTGGCCATTACCGACGATGCCTATTTTGGCCTATTCTATGAAGACTCCATGAAGGAGTCCCTGTTTGGCAAACTGTCGAACCTGCATCCTCGTGTTCTGGCCATCAAACTGGACGGTGCCACCAAAGAGGAGTATGTCTGGGGCTTTCGCACCGGATTTATCACCTTTGCCGACGGTAACGCAGAGGCCAATCCTAAGGTGCTGACTGCTCTGGAAAAGAAAACCATGGGTATTATCCGGGCAACAATTTCCAACTGCCCGCATCCGGGACAGACCTTTGTTCTTGAAGCGTTGCGTTCTCCAGACTATCCGGCTCAGAAAGCGGAAAAATATGCCGTAATGAAAGGGCGCGCCCTCAAGGTCAAAGAGGTGCTGGCCAATGCGAAATATGCCGAGTCCTGGGATTACTATCCGTTTAACTCGGGTTATTTCATGTGTCTGAAGATCAAAGGAGTTGATGCTGAAACGCTGCGTGTTCATCTTCTGGAAAAATATGGGGTGGGTGCCATCTCCATTGGTAAAACGGACCTGCGTGTGGCGTTTTCCTGTATTGCCGAGGAAGATATCCAGGAGCTGTTTGACCTGATTCACCAGGCCGTGGTTGATCTGGCCTGA
- the secD gene encoding protein translocase subunit SecD, whose amino-acid sequence MSNSIKLRGLLVLFCLVLSVLALGPTLMKDSLPNWWKNAFDPIHLGLDLQGGMHLVLGVEVDKAVESRLDSVVDQTESLLRDEDVIFKRIERKSDDRMVITVYDADAGAEVDALIQENFPNLEPMTLDASGGYIEKNYRFSDQEIANIKDYAVRQALETMRNRVDQFGLSEPVLQRQSDNRILIQLPGVKDPQRAIDLLGKTARLEFKMVDESADIQQALQGNLKPGTKVLYEHRVDPMTKKATENPLVVFEKTALTGDLLADAQVRIDTRFNEPYVAIEFNAVGAQRFDQITAANVGKRMAIVLDDTIYSAPNIRERISGGSAQISGSFTEQEATDLAIVLRAGSLPAPVKILEDRTVGPSLGHDSISKGVNSVVIGAVLVVLMMLLYYRGAGLVANVALALNLLFIMAMLTLFKATLTLPGLAGIVLTVGMAVDANVLIFERVREELRHGKSARVAIDAGFAKAFVTIVDANITTLIAALVLFQFGTGPVKGFAVTLSVGIIASMFTAIFVSRLIFDLVLEGRQVKKLSI is encoded by the coding sequence ATGTCGAACAGCATCAAATTACGCGGATTGCTGGTTCTGTTTTGTCTGGTGTTGTCGGTGCTTGCACTCGGGCCGACGCTGATGAAAGACAGTTTGCCGAACTGGTGGAAAAACGCCTTTGATCCCATCCACCTTGGCCTTGACCTGCAAGGCGGGATGCATCTGGTTTTGGGCGTTGAGGTAGACAAGGCGGTGGAAAGTCGCCTGGATAGCGTTGTCGACCAAACGGAATCATTACTGCGTGATGAAGATGTGATCTTCAAGCGAATTGAGCGCAAAAGCGATGATCGCATGGTGATCACGGTGTATGATGCTGATGCGGGTGCCGAAGTCGATGCCCTGATTCAGGAAAATTTCCCCAACCTGGAGCCAATGACGCTGGATGCTTCCGGTGGCTACATTGAAAAGAATTATCGCTTCAGTGATCAGGAAATTGCCAACATCAAAGATTACGCTGTACGTCAAGCCTTGGAAACCATGCGTAACCGGGTTGACCAGTTTGGCTTGAGTGAACCGGTGTTGCAGCGTCAGTCCGACAATCGTATCCTGATCCAGTTGCCTGGAGTTAAGGACCCGCAGCGGGCCATTGATCTGCTTGGTAAAACCGCCCGTCTTGAATTTAAAATGGTCGATGAATCGGCCGATATTCAACAGGCTCTGCAAGGAAATCTCAAACCCGGCACCAAGGTTCTTTATGAGCACCGGGTTGATCCGATGACCAAGAAGGCTACGGAAAATCCGCTGGTTGTGTTTGAAAAAACCGCTTTGACCGGTGATTTGCTTGCCGATGCTCAGGTCCGTATCGATACCCGTTTCAACGAACCCTATGTCGCTATTGAGTTTAATGCTGTTGGTGCTCAGCGCTTTGATCAGATTACCGCTGCCAATGTAGGCAAGCGGATGGCCATTGTGCTTGACGACACCATCTATTCCGCACCGAACATCCGCGAGCGCATTTCCGGTGGCAGCGCTCAGATCAGCGGTTCATTCACTGAGCAAGAAGCCACGGACCTGGCTATTGTGCTGCGAGCTGGCTCCCTGCCTGCTCCGGTCAAGATTCTTGAAGACCGCACCGTCGGACCGTCTTTGGGTCATGACTCCATTTCCAAAGGTGTTAACTCCGTTGTTATCGGTGCTGTGCTGGTGGTGCTGATGATGTTGCTTTATTATCGCGGTGCCGGTCTGGTAGCTAATGTTGCTTTGGCTCTGAACCTGTTGTTCATTATGGCCATGCTGACGTTGTTTAAAGCGACACTGACGCTGCCCGGTCTGGCGGGTATTGTCCTCACGGTTGGTATGGCCGTAGACGCCAATGTGTTGATCTTTGAGCGTGTGCGTGAGGAATTACGCCATGGCAAAAGCGCCCGAGTGGCTATTGACGCTGGCTTTGCCAAAGCGTTTGTCACCATTGTCGATGCCAACATTACGACCCTGATTGCTGCTCTGGTCTTGTTCCAGTTCGGTACCGGTCCGGTTAAAGGCTTTGCCGTCACCTTATCCGTCGGTATCATCGCATCGATGTTCACCGCGATTTTTGTTTCCCGTCTGATCTTTGATCTGGTCCTTGAAGGACGTCAGGTCAAGAAGTTGAGCATATAG
- a CDS encoding DUF2065 domain-containing protein yields the protein MKFFWCVIGVVLVLEGIPWFLSPQGLKRMLVQMLPLPERTLRMMGLMLMLGGLLIVYYAVTYYGS from the coding sequence ATGAAATTTTTTTGGTGTGTCATTGGTGTGGTTCTGGTGCTTGAGGGAATTCCGTGGTTCCTGTCGCCACAGGGGCTGAAACGGATGTTGGTGCAGATGTTACCTCTTCCCGAACGCACCCTGCGAATGATGGGGTTGATGCTGATGCTGGGTGGCTTGCTGATTGTCTATTATGCGGTGACCTATTACGGTTCATGA
- the queA gene encoding tRNA preQ1(34) S-adenosylmethionine ribosyltransferase-isomerase QueA codes for MYVTDFNYDLPQELIAQHPCEQRDGSRLMVLDCQAEKIVSDHFRQVDRYFEQGDVLVINDTRVIPARLLGCKESGGKVEVFLVRKLAEEGECWLCLTRASKGPRPGTRLLLGDQLTATVMEGGGDGYRHIRFDVEGDFLSLLDKIGRLPLPPYIDREPQGEDRERYQTTFSSRPGAVAAPTAGLHFTPEILDKLRAKGVIVCPLTLHVGLGTFLPVRVDNVEEHRMHAEAYCIPDETAVQVNRAKREGRRVIALGTTVTRTLEFSVDPQGELQAGDGMTDMFIYPGYRFKIVDALLTNFHLPQSTLLMLVSALAGREFVLQAYRQAVEERYRFFSYGDCMLIHNVIKEAS; via the coding sequence ATGTATGTCACTGACTTTAATTATGATTTGCCGCAGGAATTAATCGCTCAGCATCCGTGTGAGCAACGTGATGGATCACGGCTGATGGTGCTTGATTGTCAGGCGGAAAAGATTGTTTCCGATCACTTTCGTCAGGTTGATCGTTACTTTGAGCAAGGTGACGTTCTTGTGATCAATGATACCCGAGTGATTCCAGCGCGCTTACTCGGTTGCAAGGAGAGTGGTGGTAAGGTTGAAGTGTTTCTGGTTCGTAAGTTGGCTGAAGAGGGGGAATGCTGGCTTTGCCTGACCCGAGCCTCAAAAGGTCCACGGCCGGGAACTCGTCTGCTGCTGGGGGATCAATTGACGGCAACAGTGATGGAGGGTGGCGGTGACGGCTATCGGCATATCCGCTTTGATGTCGAAGGCGATTTTCTCTCTTTACTTGATAAGATCGGTCGCCTGCCATTACCCCCCTATATTGATCGCGAACCACAAGGTGAAGACCGCGAACGTTATCAGACCACGTTTTCTTCACGGCCCGGCGCGGTTGCCGCACCCACGGCAGGACTCCATTTTACCCCGGAAATTCTTGATAAACTGAGGGCTAAAGGGGTTATTGTCTGTCCCTTGACGCTGCATGTCGGTCTGGGCACTTTTCTTCCGGTACGGGTTGATAACGTTGAAGAGCATCGCATGCATGCAGAAGCGTATTGCATTCCCGATGAGACGGCAGTTCAGGTCAATCGCGCCAAGCGTGAAGGGCGACGGGTGATCGCTCTGGGCACCACAGTGACACGGACCCTTGAATTTTCTGTTGATCCACAAGGAGAACTGCAGGCAGGCGATGGGATGACCGACATGTTTATCTATCCCGGCTACCGGTTCAAAATTGTCGATGCGTTGCTGACCAATTTTCATCTGCCGCAATCGACCTTACTGATGCTGGTCAGCGCACTGGCCGGACGGGAATTTGTTTTGCAGGCGTATCGTCAGGCGGTGGAAGAGCGTTACCGTTTTTTCAGTTATGGGGATTGTATGTTGATTCACAATGTGATCAAGGAGGCGTCGTGA